One Pseudomonas sp. MM213 genomic window, ACCCACGGATACGCCACCGGTAGAGAGGATCAGATCGACGCTTGCCAAACTGGCAAGACGGGTACGAGTGGTCTCGAGGTCATCTGGAAGAATACCGGCGTCGATCACCTCACAACCCAATCGCTGCAACCAGCTGCAGAGCAACACACGATTGCTGTTGTAGATCTGGCCAGGTCCCAGCGGCTTACCCGGTTCAACCAATTCATCACCGGTGGACAAAACGGCGACGCGAACTTTGCGAATAACCTCCAGCTCTGCGCATCCCAGTGAAGCAGCCAGGCCCTGCTCAATTGGCCCAAGCCGCGTGCCAGCTGGCAGAATCATTTCACCGACGGTAGTTTCCTGGCCTTGTGGCCGGATGTTTTGTCCTGGCGCCAGGGCTTCGGTGAAACGGACTCGTTCATCCGCCTGGATTTCGGCGTTTTCCTGCATCTCTACGCAGTCGGCCCCAGCAGGAACCGGCGCACCGGTGAAGATTCGCGCACAGGTGCCGGGCGTCAAAGGCGGCGGAGCGTTGCCTGCAAAAATCTTCTGGCTGACCACCAACGGCTCTCCCGCCCAGTCGGCCGCGCGCAACGCATAACCATCCATTGCACTGTTGGGCCACGGAGGAAGATCAAGCGTCGAGATCAGGTCATCGGCCAGAACACGACCCTCAACCTGCGCCAGGGACAGGCGCTCACGCTCACGAATCGGCGTGGCTTCAGCCATTTCCAGCAAGCGCGCCAGTGCGACTTCGACAGCCATCAGACTGCCTGTCT contains:
- a CDS encoding molybdopterin molybdotransferase MoeA; protein product: MAVEVALARLLEMAEATPIRERERLSLAQVEGRVLADDLISTLDLPPWPNSAMDGYALRAADWAGEPLVVSQKIFAGNAPPPLTPGTCARIFTGAPVPAGADCVEMQENAEIQADERVRFTEALAPGQNIRPQGQETTVGEMILPAGTRLGPIEQGLAASLGCAELEVIRKVRVAVLSTGDELVEPGKPLGPGQIYNSNRVLLCSWLQRLGCEVIDAGILPDDLETTRTRLASLASVDLILSTGGVSVGEADFLGIALREEGELTLWKLAIKPGKPLTFGHFRGVPVIGLPGNPASTLVTFALLARPYLLRRQGVKVVEPLKFQVPAGFNWSKAGSRREYLRGRLENGRAIIYKNQSSGVLRSAAWADGLVEVLEDRTLIEGDSVSFIPLSEVLG